CCGAGTGGTGGAACCCCGAACTACCAAACTACGGGGAACCGAGCGCGCTGGTTGACGGGGAAACCCTGGACGCCTCCCCCAAACACGCCGCCGAATAAGGGAAGGCCGAATCATGTGGCAGCGACTGAAGCACACATTATCTGAGCCTCGCATCATCAGCGGCGCTACAGTCGCCGCATACATGGTCGTGCTCGCCCTCGGAATAGACCTCATACCCAACCTACGAGGGGAACCCGCCTGGCAATGGGTGCCCGCCATAATGATGATGACCGGTGCCGCCGTTGGACTGCCATGCGCGTGGCTTGGCGGGCCAAAACGCGCACGCTGGGAACTCGTTTTCATGCCAATATCCCTCGGTGGGCTACTAGGAGGAATCGTCATCGAGTCATCAACCCTTTGGGGCAACGACTTCGCAGGACACGTCCTCATAGCCCTCGGCATGATTGTCCTGATCGTGGTGATAGTCCGCTGGGTGTGGCTGACCCGCTACTACGACCTTTTCTAAGAAGAGCGGAGGTCGCCAGTGGATTGGCAACCCATCATCATCGCAGTAATCGGGTCTACCGCACTCACGCAGGCCGTGAACCTTATCGGGGAGACCGACCCGAAACGCCGCAAACTCAAACGCAGGCTTTTGGAGTGGGAGGAGTGGGGTGCAAGAATCCGCCGCTGGTTACTCACTCAGTCGGTGGACACTACTGACATGCCGAAACCACCAGAACCCGAATAATCGTCCACGGCTCCCCCATAGCCTCAGGTTATAAAGGGGGTCGCGGCATAACTGAATATCGACACGCAAACAACACTTGGCCTCTCACCTGGCACTAGCTGGGTGAGAGGCCGATTTTGGTGTTTAAGTCGGCAGCAGGTGTTACGCTGATTTTGTGATCCCCGCTTCGGTGGGGATGATCCTTTGGATTGCGCTTTGCGTCAGCAGAGCTAACTCCCCGCCCTCCATTGAAAAATGGGCTGGCGGGGATTCTTTCTATCGGCACTCAGAAGCGTGCGCGTCCCGGCACTCAGGGCACCTACACCCACACCGCCACCCCCAACTCGTGCCGTGGTTCAGGTCTGGGCGTCGCCCACTCATCAGCGCCTCATCGAGAGCTTGCCGCCATTCCTCATCCCAGGACGCAATTCCGGTGAGCGCTTGCGGTCGAATCCCAGTTTTCTCAAAGATTTTCTTGTACGTGTCTCCCGAAGCGAGCATGGACAAAATCTGCTCCCGGTGAGGCTCTAGTGCCTCAAGTGACTTTCTCCTACGTAGGTCCCGGACTGCGCTCAAGTGTGCCCCTGCGCATTCCTCGCAATTGCATCCAGCGGACCAGCGAGCAGAGGTTCCGTGCTCTGACCTTTCGCCACGTTTGCTCCGATTGGTGGTCTTCGCGTCCCTGGCTTTTTCTAGCGCCGCTTGCGTCCATGGCGGTTGGGTGAGATTGCCGGCCTCGACTCGTGCCCTGAGTGTGGCCGGGGTGAGTCCGGTGATCCGCGCGGCTTCCCGCCATGACGTGACTGTCTTCGCTTTGCCCATGCTGACCCTCCTTGACCCACCAAGCCTACCCCGCGCGAGTGGGGATGATCCCTGTTTTAGGCTTTCAAGGACTCCGCTAGGTCCTGGAGAGCATCGATCTGGTCCCGGACGATCCCCCGCAGGTCATCGGGTAGAGCGTACGGAATCGGCTCTTTGTCGGACTCCCACTTCCTCAGGGTGTCATAGCGGACAGCGAGTAGCCCAGCCAATCGTGGACCAGTGAAACCCAGCGCGTGGCGAACCTTTTTCAGCTCGGCCCCACTCATGCGCCTCCTACCCTTCACGACCTGCGCTCTAGCGAAATCACCGGAGCCTTGCGTCAAATCCCAAATCGGGATGTGACAGACAGGCTCACCCAAAGCGTGGGAAATAGCCCCTAAAGCGAGGTCAAGCCGATTACCTCCAAGCTCGATGTCCGTGGAGTCCCGATCCACATAGGTATCACCAGGGCCTACTACCCCGTCGTCCACCCGGAAGGTTTCAGCGACAATGCGCCCATCCCTAGTGACTATCACGCCGGAGACTTCTCCCTCCTGGCCTTTGTGCTCCTCCGCCCACTTAGCAAGAGCCGCATACTGGGTTTCGTCAGCGTGAAGCTTACGGAGCGCTAGCCTCGCCTTGTCCTCAAAATAAGTCATCAGTCCTCGCCCCTTTTCTAGGATTCCATCTCACCAATGAGCTTCGCCAGAGCGAGGACAGTGGCCTTGTCATTACGGGAGTGTCCATCCCCAGCCATCGCAATCGCGTAATCGAAGTCGGAAAGCAGACCCATCAGCGGATGCCCGTCGAAGCGGTAGATCTCATTTCCAAGATCGTATTGAAGCTCGTCAGCGGGGATGTCCTCAGCCAGTATCATCTTGAGCTTGTCGAGGTTCTGGAATGCGGTCGGGTAAAGCTTGCCTTCCCCTGCTGCTTCGCGGGATTCGGCGATCTTGACCGCTTGAGCGCTTAACTGATCGACGTCTTCCATGGTCTTAGTCCTTTCAAAACTGGGTGCCCCGGCCCGCTTTGGCCGGGGCGGTGGAGTGGTTTAGTAGTTGCCAGTGAGCGAATCGATCAGAGCGGAAGCCTCCCGCTTCGACAGCTTCACCAGGTCAGCATCGGCAGGGACCCGCATGAATCCACCCTCGGAGCCAGCACCCTTGCGGATCAGGGTCCGAATATAAGCGATCTGGCGGTCCGTGGCAGGGGATACGGGGCGAGGTGCTGAAGCTTCTTTCTTCGGCTCGGTGACCCTAGATGCCGCATTCTCGATGGCGTACACCGCGTCGCGGTTCCAAGCTATCCATCCGAAGCTTTGGTGCTGAATGTTCTGATTGGGGGCGAGGGCGATGATCTGGTCTTCGGTCCATCCCGCATCGATGAGGGTCTGAGCTTCGCTGTCGATTCCGTACTGTGCCATTGTTCTGGTCCTTTCTGACCTGATGGGCGGGGACCTCTTCCCCTTTGCCTCATGTAATAAGTCTACCCCACTTATAAGGGGGGTGCAAGCCCAAACCGAGCGATCACCAAAAGTTACCAAACCGTGACCAAAGAAAGGGCTACCCAATCAAGAACCGATCTGCGAGCGTGCCCGAGATGAAGCCACACTCACCACTGCCGCAAAAGAGGCAGGAAATTAGGCGGTAATCTGCTTGGGTCGCAGTGATTGGCTCACTTGCTCTAGCGCGTCGCGGAGCATCTTCTCGTCCACATCCTGATAGCCCTCCGTGACCAGCACGTCCGAGTGGCCCATGATCGTCTTGATTATCTTCGGGTCCACATGGTCCCTCAGAAGCATCGTCGCGGTGGCTCGTCGCACTTCGTAAGCTTCCCAATATTTTGGCTTTCCGTCGCCTACTGGTGGCACTTTCCACTGCTGGGCGGCATCTTGGAGCGCTCGCCAGTCTTCGCGATCTTCTCTCTGTGAGCGCGGGTAGCCGTCTGCTCGCGGGAAGACCAGTCCGCCCTTGTTTTCTGGCCGCTCACTGCTGTCTCGCCACGCCGCCAGATACTTTGCTACATAGGGGATTAGTGGCATGACGCGCTGACCGGCGTCAGACTTCGGTCGCACAAGGTGCCACGAATCTTCCAGATGCTTGACTTCATAGCCATCTGGCACACTGAATCCACTCTCCCTTTTTCGTGGAGTGTTGTACGGGAGTGCTTGAAGCTGCCAGGAAACATCCATTAGCCCCCGTTCGAAGTCGATGGCATTCCACGTCAGACCTAGAACCTCAGCGGGTCTCATACCTTGCACGAAAGCGATCAGCCAGCGCACCCCACCAGGCCACTGTTCGGCCTTGGTTCGTAGCGCTATTGCCGCGTCCACTGGGACCGCTGTCCGCTGACGAGTGTTTTCCTTGCGCGGCTTCGGCACATCCAGCGCGGCATCGGATACGGTATACCCCTCGATCCTCGCGTCCCGCAAGCATTTCTGGAGCACACCCTGCACGGTTCCTGCCGTGGTCGAGGACAGTCCCGCATCGAGTACCGCTCGGCTCACCTTGCGCACATGGTCAGCGTCCACATCTTCGAGCTTCACCCTCCCAATTTGAGGGATCACCCATTTAGTCATGTACGATCGCGTACCCTTGAAAGTGTTGGGTCGTAGTCGTTTTTGCTGGATGGGAAGCCAATCTTTCACCCACGCCTGCACGGTCCTAGATCCTTTAAGTGCGGCGGCTCGCCCCTTCAGGTGGAGGATTTTGCGTTTGACCTGGAGCTTGTCCCACGCCTCATCTTCGTCCTTTGAGGTGACCACGATACGGCGGCGCTTATTTTTCTCATTGGTGCCCGCTTCGAGCGTGCCCACCCACATGCCGTCTTTGCGCTTGTAGAAAGACCCCTCTCCGTAGGGTAGACGGTGGTTCTTTTTCGGCTCCACGGCTCTTCGGGATGGCTTCATCTGAGGAGTGGGGACTCCTGGCAGCGGCGCTCTTTGCTCCCTTGATCGCTGGAAGTTCTGGGCGGAGGTCACTGGCTCTAAATGCGTGGGGTTAATGCATGCCTTGTTCTCACATAAATGGTCTAAGACAAGCCCGTCAGGAATTGCTCCCCTGAATGTCTCATACGCGACCACGTGAGCAAGTCGCAACTTCCTGGTCCCGTCAGACCGGGAGCCTACCCATAGCTGTCCGTATCCGGTCTGATTCTTAACCTTTTGCCACTCCCAGCACCCGCCCTCCGTAAGTTGCACACTTGACATCAATCGCTGTGGAAGCGGCGTGGATTCTTTCGCAGGCATGAACGCTCCTTACTTTAGCCATTACTTTGGCCTTCTGGTGCTACCGCTAAGCTACCGCAGGAGTGACCTAAATGGCTAGAAATGGCGGTTTATCGCGGAATTTTGAGACTCTACTAGTCTATAACCTTCGACTGAAAATCGAAAGGTCACGGGATCGACGCCCGTCGGAGCCACAGAAACCCCCGCCTGGTCGGGGGTTTGTTGTTTCTCCGGGTCAGAGGGTGTTTGAACCCGGCTTGTTCTCATCTCCCAGTGAGATAGCACTTCAAACTGTAGCCAACGGTGCGGTGCACTCCTGCCGTATCTTCAGATCCACAATCTGACTAGCCGTTCATCCCGTTATATTTGTTCCCGTGAGTGATTCTTCTGGTGACATTGTGGCGTTTTGGGAACGGGTTCGAACCAAGCTTCCTCACCTTCCAGAGGCTGTTCCCGAAGCGTGGGCCTTTGGTGCGACTCCTGAGATGGCCGACGAACTCCTCGCCCTAGTTCTCCGTGGAACTAAGACCGCCACCGCCTCATCCCTTTGGGAATACGAGCACGATAGCGACCCCCTCCCCGAGCCCGGTTCTCTCAGCATCCTTTTGGACGGCACCGGAGCGCCTCGTGCGATTATCGAAACGACGGACGTCAAAGTCGTTCCCTTCAACGAGGTCGATGAGACCCATGCGTACGAGGAAGGAGAAGGCGACCGCACCCTCGACTACTGGCGCAAGGTTCACGAGCACTACTGGCGCAGCTACTCCCCCCGATTTGAACCAGACATGCCAGCCGTGTGCGAGAAGTTCAGGCTCCTGCACCCAACCTCGGACCCGAATCCCGTATAGCTGGCTTAAATCGGAGGCTTGGCAACCTGTTGCTCGCCGAGACTTCCGATTTTGGCCACAACCCTCGCCACAGGTGTGGAACCAGCTACCTGCGCCGACCCCCTAGGGGCACAATGAAGCATGTGACTCCCAGCGACATCAGGCAAGCCGAACAACCAGCCGCACCCCAGACTAAGCAAAGTTGGACCTCCGGGTTCATGGTCCTCTTACCGGGACTGGCTCTAGCTCTGGGAGCTGCTACTCTCTCCTACGGCATCAACTTCCTGCAACCACTGATCAGCCCGATGATCGTCTCGATTCTGCTGGGAGTCTTGCTCACCAACCTCGTCCATCTCCCCGATTCGCTCACACCGGGAATCAACTTTGCCTCCAAGAAACTACTGCGTGCCGGAATCATCCTGCTGGGACTGAAGCTTGTGCTCTCAGACATCGTTTCCCTGGGCGCCCCAATGCTACTGGTAGTACTTGCAGTCGTCCTAGGTGGAATCCTTGGAACCGTACTGCTTGGACGGTTGATGCGAGTTCCGTCCCGGCTCACGCTCCTGATCGCTACAGGCTTTTCAATCTGTGGTGCTGCAGCCGTCGCGGGGGCCGCCGGAGTTCTCGACCCGAACGATGAGCACGAGGAAGACACCATCACCGCCGTCGCCCTCGTCGTCATTTTTGGAACGCTAATGATCCCGCTGCTTCCGGCGCTTGCCACGCTAATGCACCTGAATCCGGAGACGGCGGGGCTGTGGGCAGGCGCGTCGGTGCACGAAATCGCGCAGGTGGTCGCAATCGGCGGCATCCTCGGCGGAACTGCCCTGACCGTTGCCGTTATTGTGAAGCTGTCCCGCGTCTTGCTGATGGCTCCCGTGGTCGCGGTCTACAGTGCGCGGCAGCGGGCCTTGCTCAAGAATGCTGCGAACGAGGGATCTCCGGCCAAACTCCCGCCCTTCGTTCCCCCGTTCATTGTGGGTTTCCTTGCGATGGTTGCCCTACGGTCTTTTGTGCCACTGCCAGACGCGGTTTTGTCGGCAGGAGGAGTCCTCCAGACCGCGCTCCTCGCCGCCGCCATGTTCGGCCTGGGCTGCGGCGTGAAAATCCGGGATCTGCGTAAAGTGGGCTTGCGCCCGTTCCTGCTAGCGGCGTTATCTACGGTCCTTGTCTCAGTGATTGCCTTCGCTGGCATCCAATGGCTCGCGTAGCTCTGGCCCCCACTGCCAGGACAGAGAGGAATATCTGTCACAGTGTCCAGCCGATACCTAATTTCTCGCATGTTTTCGTTAGCGGACTAGCCACGCTGGTGGATATTCAAGTCCGAGAACCCCGGGATCTCCCGAACCCCGCCAAGCGGCCTATTCCGAGCTGTGAATCAGGTGTGTGTCCTCAACCAGATCGTCGAGCGGCATCAATCGATCATCAATTGGGAACTGCATTGAGTACTTTGGCAGATCAGCGGTCACGTCACCGAAGTCGTCCCGCTTCATTTTGATTCCGTCAGGTGATACCTCAATGAGTTTCACCCTCACCCACGATCCGTCGTCCGTACGGAACCCGTACAGATCAGCCAAGTAGCCGATTCCTAGTTCATCCAGGCGTTCCTCCGCGGAAGTCCAGTCCGTCGCTTCGCCCTTACGCCCGAGGAGATCAAACGTCACGAAACCCTCGCCCTCGGGCGCGATCCACCCGACCAGTTCACGATCGCCGCGACGATACTCCAGCCAGTCTTCAGGAACACTCATAGAACCACCCTATCGATGCAACAAAAGCTCCTTTATCAAAAGGAGACGCACGAGGGCTCTGAAGGAACCCCGTGCACCAATTACGCAGAACCCATGAAGCCAAACTATGGCACCGGAACCTTGCGGCTAGTTGTCACCGTCCCAGCCAACCGATTGGATAATCGGCTAAGCATTCCGTCTTTCCCAGGCCTTCCAGTACCCGTTCGGCGTTACTTTCGTCAGTTCCTTCAGCCGCTTGTTGACTGCCTTGAGAGTTCGGACGGGTATCCCGCTCGCATCACCCACGGAACTCCGACTAAAACTCATGTCCGGACCTTTGATCTCCCAACCATATGTGCGCCCTGGACCGACACTGATTCCCGCGCTCCGCTGGTATCCGATCTTTCTGAGAGGGATGAGGTCGACCATCTCGCGGTATCCTCCACTAATGACGGCCAGCGCATCTTCTTCCATCGCCTGGGCGGCACTATCCCATGTCTCATCGCAGGCATCGCATCCACAGTTGGGGTAATAGAACACGCCAAACTCCCCTGCGGCCACCCGCACCCCAGGGTAAGAGGTGCAGATAAAGGAAAGCGGCGAGCAATCGCCATCGTTCGGCGTCAACCGAACCACG
The sequence above is a segment of the Actinomycetaceae bacterium MB13-C1-2 genome. Coding sequences within it:
- a CDS encoding tyrosine-type recombinase/integrase; translated protein: MPAKESTPLPQRLMSSVQLTEGGCWEWQKVKNQTGYGQLWVGSRSDGTRKLRLAHVVAYETFRGAIPDGLVLDHLCENKACINPTHLEPVTSAQNFQRSREQRAPLPGVPTPQMKPSRRAVEPKKNHRLPYGEGSFYKRKDGMWVGTLEAGTNEKNKRRRIVVTSKDEDEAWDKLQVKRKILHLKGRAAALKGSRTVQAWVKDWLPIQQKRLRPNTFKGTRSYMTKWVIPQIGRVKLEDVDADHVRKVSRAVLDAGLSSTTAGTVQGVLQKCLRDARIEGYTVSDAALDVPKPRKENTRQRTAVPVDAAIALRTKAEQWPGGVRWLIAFVQGMRPAEVLGLTWNAIDFERGLMDVSWQLQALPYNTPRKRESGFSVPDGYEVKHLEDSWHLVRPKSDAGQRVMPLIPYVAKYLAAWRDSSERPENKGGLVFPRADGYPRSQREDREDWRALQDAAQQWKVPPVGDGKPKYWEAYEVRRATATMLLRDHVDPKIIKTIMGHSDVLVTEGYQDVDEKMLRDALEQVSQSLRPKQITA
- a CDS encoding ASCH domain-containing protein — encoded protein: MSDSSGDIVAFWERVRTKLPHLPEAVPEAWAFGATPEMADELLALVLRGTKTATASSLWEYEHDSDPLPEPGSLSILLDGTGAPRAIIETTDVKVVPFNEVDETHAYEEGEGDRTLDYWRKVHEHYWRSYSPRFEPDMPAVCEKFRLLHPTSDPNPV
- a CDS encoding DUF6226 family protein gives rise to the protein MSEYIRPAIKSRVFYDENGRVIDYGARWPDSPPEESYSVTAHPERFAPLHTVVDALVQYLVNNYQVRVDEGVHLLETLGAREFSVPGPDEVDRVVRLTPNDGDCSPLSFICTSYPGVRVAAGEFGVFYYPNCGCDACDETWDSAAQAMEEDALAVISGGYREMVDLIPLRKIGYQRSAGISVGPGRTYGWEIKGPDMSFSRSSVGDASGIPVRTLKAVNKRLKELTKVTPNGYWKAWERRNA
- a CDS encoding YeiH family protein; amino-acid sequence: MKHVTPSDIRQAEQPAAPQTKQSWTSGFMVLLPGLALALGAATLSYGINFLQPLISPMIVSILLGVLLTNLVHLPDSLTPGINFASKKLLRAGIILLGLKLVLSDIVSLGAPMLLVVLAVVLGGILGTVLLGRLMRVPSRLTLLIATGFSICGAAAVAGAAGVLDPNDEHEEDTITAVALVVIFGTLMIPLLPALATLMHLNPETAGLWAGASVHEIAQVVAIGGILGGTALTVAVIVKLSRVLLMAPVVAVYSARQRALLKNAANEGSPAKLPPFVPPFIVGFLAMVALRSFVPLPDAVLSAGGVLQTALLAAAMFGLGCGVKIRDLRKVGLRPFLLAALSTVLVSVIAFAGIQWLA